The Fulvitalea axinellae region TCTTTAAAATGTATAAAAGTAGATTTCCACTATCAGGGAAGGTTTTATAAGGGTCGATTAAAAGAAATATCCGGATTCAGCTGTTGTGGCTTTCTTGTCATTCTTATTTTTTTAATATAAAAAAGCTTATAATAGAGGGTTAAAACAGGTTTTAATCGGATATACAATTTCTGGTCATAACTGATCGAGATAAATCATTAAACCGTTAAGGTTTCTTTTTCGGAATAAAGTAAGCGTTTTATTCTATATGTTCGGGCCGTTAAAGTGCAATTTATGTTAATGATATGCCGAACAAGATGATGTCCGTTAGACCATTTTTATTTTTCGCCTTTGTTTTCTCGTCACTTCCGTTTTTGACGATGGGGCAAGGGCCAGTTTCCAAGAATAAACAGCTATTCTTAGTCAAGCCGTATATGCAATTCGGCACACAAAACAGCATGGTAATCCTATGGGAAACCACCGAGCCTACAATTGGTCGGGTGGAGTTTGGGGAAGCTCTTCCTGATTCCGAATATGCGAATATTAGCAAGAGGAGCGAGGCGTCCGGGCGCAAAACTATGCACGAGCATACTTTGAAGAATTTGAAACCGGAGACAAACTATTTCTGGCGTGTGGTTTCCGTTACGCCGTCGGGAGAAGAGGCTATAAGCGAGATTTATTCTTTCAAAACGGCTGTAAAAGACAGCTCGGCTTATATGTTCGCTTTAGTCGGCGACTCGCAACGCAACGGCCGTACGCCTTGGGCTTGGGAGAAAATATCGAAACTGGTATGGGAAGATCGTCCGAATTTCGTGATTCATGCCGGCGACTTGGTGGATTCCGGTGACCGAAAAACCGACTGGACGGAACATTTCTTGCCGGGCGGACACATTTTTATGAGTCGATTCCCAATGTATACCGTTTTGGGGAACCACGAGGGTGATTCGGAACTGTATTACCAGTATATGGCGAATCCGTCGCCCGAAAATTATTACACGTTCAAGTACGGAAATGCTCAGTTTTTTATGGTCGATACGAACTTTGACGTATCCGAGGGGACCGAGCAGTATAATTGGCTGGAATGGGAGTTGGCCAAATCGGACGCCATGTGGAAGATCGTGGTGCACCATCATCCGCCGTATTCGTCGGAGGAAAATGATAACGGCGACACATATAAGGAATTGTCGACAAACGGTACGGAAGCCCGCAACCTCGTGCCTTTGTACGACAAATATGGCGTGGATTTTAACCTTTACGGGCACGTGCATATGTATGAGCGGACTTGGCCCCTGAAAGACGGAATGGTTAATCAGGAAGAGGGCGTGATTTATATAAACTCCGGTGGTGCGGGTGGCGGATTGGAGGGATTCGCCCCCACGCGCACTTGGTTTTCGCTCGAACAGCAGACAGGCCACCACTACTGTACTTTCGCCGTTCACGACCGTACGGTAATCTTTAAGGCCATCGATCATGAAGGCCGTCTTTTCGATTCGTTCCAACTCAAGAAAAACCGTCCGGAAATCAAGGCGGAAGTATTACAGCCGCCTGTACCGAGAGTTTACGCCAAGGATTACGCTTTCAGCAAATCCACAAGGGTAAAGATGAACGTCGCTTTTCCCGATTTGGAGATCCGTTACACGTTGGACGGAACCGAGCCGAGCAAGTCTTCCAGAAAATACGAGAAAACCTTTGAAGTAAGTAAGAGCGCAACGGTCAGGGCCCGGGCCTATACGCCTGCGGGATTAGCCAGCAGGAGCGTAGCCCACACGTTGGTGAAGATGAAACCGCTGAAAGCCAAAAAAGTCAGAAATGCGAAGCCGGGCGTCCGATACGCGTATTATGAGGGAGAATGGAAGGTTTTGCCCGATTTCTCCAAGTTAAAACCTGTGCGCACTGGGGTTATCCCCAAGCCGAGTATCCACAGCATAAAGCGCAGGAAAGATTACTTCGGCGTCACGTTCGAAGGTTACCTGCAAGTGGACGCCACCAAGGCCTATTCGCTCTATCTTCTTTCCGATGACGGTTCCAAAATGTATATCGATGACACTTTGCTGATTGACAATGACGGCGACCATGGCGTGGAGCAGAAAGAAGCGAGCCTTATGCTTGAAAAGGGCAAGCACAAGATTCGCATCGAGTATTTCGATACTTGGGGCACGAACAAACTGGATTTCGGATTTGTAGACACCAACACCCGAGAGCGTACCAAGATATTTCCGACCCACTTCAGTCACTGATCTGGACAGGCCGAAACGAAAGTTTCGGCCTTTGTTTTGCACATTATGTAACTATAGAGTGAAAGTTCCGAATGAGTAGTCCGGAGGTGCCGTTAGCCAATAGCAAGCATGCTATCGCAAGGTAGAACTTGAAAGAAACGGGGTAAAATAGCAGAAACATCTTATAAGGCTTGCCTTGACAATGAGTGCCCTTGAACTGTATGATTATGAGGTCCCTGAGTGAAAAATGCGGCATAAATCACTCAACGTTCAAAATGTGAAAAAGGAAGTGGAATTAAGGGGGGATATTAATGAATGTCGCGTAAAAATATTGTCCCGATAAAGTTAGGAAGTTATATAAAGCCCCGCACGGTTTGGCCGACGGGGCTTTGTCATTATGGTACGATCTTCACTGACCGAATGGCTACTGGTGGATGATCTCTTTTCGAGCGCCCTGCTGTTCCTCTTCGTTGTAGAAGTCTCCCAATTGCTCGTAGGTGCGTAGCGCATCTTCCTTGTATTTGTTCATCTCCGCCGACAAGCGTTTGTAATTGACTCTGTGCGCTCGGCTGGCGTCTTTATCCGCTGGTTTGATGTTGTGACGGTCCTCCCTTAGGTCGAAAAGGTCGCCCTTTTGGTTTAGCGCCCAGCTCTTGTTCCGAACCCACAGCCATTGTTTGAACTGGGCGAAGACGGCTTCCTTTTTCTTCCTTTTCTTGCCGAGCAACAAGGGAGCAAAGCTGACACCGTCCAGATCCTTTGGAGTGGTCTGCCCGCTGAGTTCGGCGAAGGTTGGCAGAATGTCGGCAAAGTCGATCAGGTCATCCTTGACTGAAGCCTCTTTGATCTTCTCGGGCCATCGGACGATAAAGGGAATGTGTGTGCCGGTTTCGCCTACGCCCACGGTGTGGTTGATGATTCCCTTGCCACCGGTTATCTCCTTGCCTTTGTACACGAAGCGTTGCTGGTGCAACGAGCCGTTGTCGGCGGTGAATATGATGAGGGTGTTGTCCGCTATTCCCAGGTCGTCGACCGCCTTGACGATTTTTCCGACTAGTTTGTCCATATACTGGACGCTGAGTTTGAAGTCTTTGCCGTCGTATCCTCCTACCGTGTATTTCTCCATCTGTTTGAAATTGGGATGGTCCACGCCCTCGGGAATCGGGTTTTCATACGGGTTTTGGTTCATGGAGTGGACCAGAGTCATGGGGTAATAAAGCAGGAAGGGCTTGTCCTTGTTCTCCTTCATGAAGTCGATGAGGTAGTCGGTATAGCCGTTCGGACCGTAGACGTCCTTGACGTCGAGATGGGCCTTGCCGTCCTCCCAGTAGCAGGGGTTCCAGTATTTGGACAGGAATTTGTCATTGTATATCCTT contains the following coding sequences:
- a CDS encoding metallophosphoesterase; the protein is MGQGPVSKNKQLFLVKPYMQFGTQNSMVILWETTEPTIGRVEFGEALPDSEYANISKRSEASGRKTMHEHTLKNLKPETNYFWRVVSVTPSGEEAISEIYSFKTAVKDSSAYMFALVGDSQRNGRTPWAWEKISKLVWEDRPNFVIHAGDLVDSGDRKTDWTEHFLPGGHIFMSRFPMYTVLGNHEGDSELYYQYMANPSPENYYTFKYGNAQFFMVDTNFDVSEGTEQYNWLEWELAKSDAMWKIVVHHHPPYSSEENDNGDTYKELSTNGTEARNLVPLYDKYGVDFNLYGHVHMYERTWPLKDGMVNQEEGVIYINSGGAGGGLEGFAPTRTWFSLEQQTGHHYCTFAVHDRTVIFKAIDHEGRLFDSFQLKKNRPEIKAEVLQPPVPRVYAKDYAFSKSTRVKMNVAFPDLEIRYTLDGTEPSKSSRKYEKTFEVSKSATVRARAYTPAGLASRSVAHTLVKMKPLKAKKVRNAKPGVRYAYYEGEWKVLPDFSKLKPVRTGVIPKPSIHSIKRRKDYFGVTFEGYLQVDATKAYSLYLLSDDGSKMYIDDTLLIDNDGDHGVEQKEASLMLEKGKHKIRIEYFDTWGTNKLDFGFVDTNTRERTKIFPTHFSH
- a CDS encoding sulfatase-like hydrolase/transferase codes for the protein MKISNLNRIACLMLSMLFLKVSGQASQPKKKPNIILIMVDDIGAEAFSCYGGETYKTPNVDALAKQGILFENAYAQSVCSPSRAQILTGKYPFRTDVTHNKGGGSMSNLMYEFRHDPWGLDASGKPNVTTFAHVLKKAGYKTATAGKWGLAQFDHTPQHLEKMGFDKYRAWARIYNDKFLSKYWNPCYWEDGKAHLDVKDVYGPNGYTDYLIDFMKENKDKPFLLYYPMTLVHSMNQNPYENPIPEGVDHPNFKQMEKYTVGGYDGKDFKLSVQYMDKLVGKIVKAVDDLGIADNTLIIFTADNGSLHQQRFVYKGKEITGGKGIINHTVGVGETGTHIPFIVRWPEKIKEASVKDDLIDFADILPTFAELSGQTTPKDLDGVSFAPLLLGKKRKKKEAVFAQFKQWLWVRNKSWALNQKGDLFDLREDRHNIKPADKDASRAHRVNYKRLSAEMNKYKEDALRTYEQLGDFYNEEEQQGARKEIIHQ